In Pyrus communis chromosome 1, drPyrComm1.1, whole genome shotgun sequence, the following are encoded in one genomic region:
- the LOC137745890 gene encoding beta-xylosidase/alpha-L-arabinofuranosidase 1-like, translating to MASSIIRFSVFLCSFLFQYLLLFSPNLKGVLGQSSPVFACNVASNATLSCFAFCDTSLGVDTRVADLVKRLTLPEKIGFLVNSAGSVSRLGIPKYEWWSEALHGVSYVGPGTKFSSLVPGATSFPQVILTAASFNTSLFEAIGRVVSTEARAMYNVGLAGLTYWSPNINIFRDPRWGRGQETPGEDPLLSSKYGSGYVRGLQQTDDGDKNKLKVAACCKHYTAYDVDNWKGVDRYHFNAVVTKQDMDDTFQPPFKSCVMDGNVASVMCSYNQVNGIPTCADPDLLAGVIRGEWKLNGYIVTDCDSIDVYYKNQHYTKTPEEAAAKAILAGLDLNCGSFLGKYTQGAVQAGLVNEAAIDRAISNNFATLMRLGFFDGDPSNKPYGKLGPKDVCTSENQELARETARQGIVLLKNSPGSLPLSPTAIKSLAVIGPNANVTKTMIGNYEGTPCKYTTILQGLSASVATSYVPACANVACGTAQVDDATKIAASADATILVVGADQSIEAESRDRIDLYLPGQQTLLVTEVAKASKGPVILVIMSGGGFDITFAKNNTKITSILWVGYPGEAGGAAVADVVFGHYNPCGRLPMTWYPQSYVDKVPMTNMNMRPDASNSYPGRTYRFYTGETVYSFGDGLSYSTFNHKLVRAPKLVSIPLEEGHVCHSSSCKSLDVVEERCENLAFDIHLGVKNAGSMSGSHTVMLFSSPPAVHKSPQKHLLGFEKVFLSAQREALVKFNVDVCKHLSVVDELGNRKVALGEHVLHVGSLKHSFSVRI from the exons ATGGCTTCCTCTATCATTCGGTTCTCTGTTTTCCTCTGctcctttttgtttcaatacTTGTTATTGTTTTCTCCAAATTTGAAGGGCGTTTTAGGCCAATCGTCACCGGTTTTCGCTTGCAATGTCGCTAGCAACGCAACCCTATCGTGCTTCGCCTTCTGCGACACATCGTTGGGGGTCGATACGAGAGTGGCGGACTTGGTGAAGCGGCTGACATTACCAGAGAAAATCGGGTTTTTGGTGAACAGTGCTGGGAGTGTGAGCAGGCTTGGAATTCCTAAATATGAGTGGTGGTCGGAGGCATTACACGGCGTGTCATACGTCGGCCCTGGCACCAAGTTTTCGAGTCTCGTTCCCGGAGCTACCAGCTTCCCTCAGGTCATCCTCACTGCCGCTTCTTTCAATACTTCTCTTTTTGAAGCCATTGGCAGG GTGGTTTCGACGGAGGCCAGAGCAATGTACAATGTAGGATTGGCAGGACTGACGTATTGGTCACCAAATATTAACATATTTCGAGACCCCAGATGGGGAAGAGGCCAGGAGACTCCGGGTGAAGACCCGTTGCTCTCGAGTAAATACGGATCCGGATATGTTCGAGGCCTTCAACAAACCGACGATGGTGACAAGAATAAGCTTAAGGTTGCTGCATGCTGCAAACATTATACAGCCTATGATGTAGACAATTGGAAAGGGGTTGACAGATACCATTTTAATGCAGTG GTGACGAAACAAGATATGGACGACACATTTCAACCGCCGTTCAAAAGTTGTGTTATGGATGGCAATGTTGCGAGTGTCATGTGTTCTTACAACCAGGTTAATGGGATACCAACGTGTGCAGATCCCGACCTTCTTGCTGGAGTTATCCGAGGCGAATGGAAACTAAATGG ATACATTGTTACGGATTGTGATTCAATAGATGTGTACTACAAAAACCAACACTACACCAAAACACCAGAGGAAGCTGCAGCTAAGGCTATACTGGCAGGATTGGATCTCAACTGCGGATCTTTCCTAGGAAAATACACCCAAGGTGCAGTCCAAGCAGGACTCGTGAACGAGGCCGCCATTGACAGGGCCATCTCCAACAATTTTGCCACTTTGATGCGTCTAGGCTTCTTTGATGGTGATCCCAGCAACAAACCCTACGGAAAGCTTGGTCCAAAAGATGTGTGTACCTCAGAGAACCAGGAGCTAGCCCGTGAAACCGCGAGGCAAGGGATAGTACTGCTAAAAAACAGTCCAGGATCACTGCCTCTGTCTCCCACGGCCATCAAATCCTTGGCGGTCATTGGTCCCAATGCCAATGTCACAAAAACAATGATCGGAAACTACGAAG GCACGCCGTGCAAGTATACAACAATTCTGCAAGGCCTAAGTGCTTCAGTTGCAACAAGTTATGTTCCTGCCTGCGCCAATGTGGCTTGTGGTACTGCACAGGTAGATGATGCTACCAAGATAGCCGCCTCAGCAGATGCAACTATACTTGTCGTGGGTGCAGATCAATCGATTGAGGCAGAGAGTCGTGACCGGATTGACCTATATCTTCCGGGTCAGCAAACACTCCTAGTAACAGAAGTTGCAAAGGCATCCAAAGGCCCAGTAATCCTTGTAATAATGTCTGGAGGAGGATTCGACATTACATTCGCAAAAAACAATACTAAAATTACAAGCATACTTTGGGTTGGTTACCCCGGCGAAGCTGGTGGAGCCGCCGTAGCTGATGTAGTTTTTGGTCATTATAATCCAT GCGGGAGACTACCTATGACATGGTATCCACAATCTTATGTAGACAAGGTTCCAATGACAAACATGAACATGAGACCGGATGCATCCAACAGTTACCCTGGCCGGACTTATAGATTCTACACTGGTGAAACTGTTTATTCGTTTGGAGATGGGCTAAGCTACTCCACCTTCAATCACAAACTAGTTCGAGCACCTAAGCTAGTATCGATTCCCTTAGAAGAGGGTCATGTATGCCACTCATCAAGCTGCAAGTCACTTGACGTCGTGGAAGAAAGATGCGAAAATCTAGCTTTTGATATCCATTTGGGGGTGAAGAACGCGGGGAGCATGAGCGGAAGCCATACGGTGATGCTGTTTTCGAGCCCTCCCGCAGTGCACAAGTCACCTCAAAAGCACTTGTTGGGTTTTGAGAAGGTATTCCTGAGTGCTCAGAGAGAAGCATTGGTTAAGTTCAATGTGGATGTTTGCAAGCACTTGAGTGTGGTTGATGAGCTTGGAAACAGAAAAGTTGCTTTGGGAGAGCATGTGCTTCATGTGGGAAGCTTGAAACACTCTTTCAGCGTTAGGATTTGA